The genomic stretch TCTCCGACACCTTTCCGAAGCTCCAGACCGGCTATCTCATCCTCGATAAGCGAGACCCTTCTGCGGATCAGGGCCTCCTCCAGCCCCGGGCGGCGAGAGGGGTTGCCAAGGTACTTCCGGTAGGCTGCCACCGCCGCCTTTTTCCGTCCGGCAGCTTCGAGGACAATAGCAAGGTTTGCCTGCGCCACCGCATATCCCGGGACCAGGGTCAGGGCCTTTTCCAGGTCCCTCTCCGCCTCCTGGTATCTCTTCATTCTACGGAACACAACAGCTCTGTTATTCAGCGCTTCCGCGTAGCGGGGATTCTCCGCAAGGGAGCGATTATATAAGGAGAGGGCCTCCTTGAGCTTCCCCTCCTTCCTGAGCACAACCGCCAGGTTGTTGGCTGTTTCAGCACGATTGCCCCCGGACAGCGCGAGGGCCTGCCTGTATTCCTTCTCCGCCGCGGAAAGATCCCCGATACGAAGGTACCGTTGAGCATCCATGTCCAGTTTTTTCGTACGGTCAATCGCAGGATTTGGATGGGGAGCGGCATTTTTCGCCGTCGGGACTGTTGTCGTCATTGCCGAAGGAATATTACGAGGCGTTGGGGTGCCGTCCTGTGTGGCCGCTCCCTTCGATAATATCCCCACCCTCCACGCCAGGACTCCCAGCGCCAGTATCCCCACCGTCACCGCCACGGCGATCAATATCGAGGAACCTTTTAGGGTTGTCCCGAGCTTATCCCTTCCGGACGGGGTCTTCTCGGGCAGGCCGGTGTCCGGTGTCCCCTGAACTTTCTTTAACGCGTCATGGATAATACTCATGTTTGTCTTCCCCATCCCCTACCGTCAAATCGGGAGAGGTAATATCCCGTGGCGTCATCCAGTACCCCGGTGATCCCGAGGCCCCAACGCTTCTGAAGGGTTGCGACGGCATGTTCGGTTTTCGGTCCGAATGTCCCGATCGCCTGATCCCGGGCAAGCATCCCCAGGGAAACCAGGGCGGCTTGCAGGACACGAACGGCGGGACCGCGGTCACCCCGTTTGAGCGACAATTGCAGCCCCGGGTCAGGCCGGTAAAGCACCAGTGCCTTCGCCATCCCGGGTGGCCCACCACCCCTAACTCCATCCACGGAGCGCTCACGTTCTCCGGGAACGAGGATACGCCACCCGCCTGCCGCCTGATCGTCAGGGCGGATCAGGCCAAACCCGCCGGTCTTCCTTAGAGGGACAATCCCGACAACCCCGGCAAGCCTCCAGAGGTCCTCATCGAGAGATACCTCCGCCATTGACATACCATATCGCTCCCTGGCCTCAATGCCGCGCAAAGCGAAAGCAAGATCCTGTATCGTCCGCCCGTTGATCCGCCAGAGCAGTGCCTCCCTGCTTAAATGATCTGACCCGGTCAGGATGAAGTAGCGGGAAAGCAGGTCGGGAAGACCCCCTACAGCCGCGCGACTTTCGGTAACGACGCCATTGAAAGCACTGGGACCAAGAGCACGGGTCAGATTCTCTGTCCCGGACGGAAGGGAAACCATTACAATGGCGGCAATCACCACAACGGCCGCCGCAGTCCGGCGACCTCGAACCGGGGCGGCTTGTCCCCCCGCCACCTCCCGGCCGGCCTTGACAACCACGCCCGAATTCACCCGACCCGTATTCTTCGAAAAGGCACCCAGCAGAGCCCGGTCGGCCATCAGGTTGATGGTCCTGGGGTAACCGCCGCTGAGTCGGTGAAGGACTTTGCGGGCCTTTGGAGTAAAATGCACGAGGTGCTGTCCACCTGAGGCCACGGTGAGGCGCCTGCTGATGTAGGATGCGGTCTCCTCGGGGTCAAGGGGGCCAAGATGTGCCCATACGGCAACCCGTTGTCTCAGTTGACGCAGTTCCTTTGAGGACAGCGTTTCCACCAGTTCGGGCTGACCGATGAGGATGATCTGCAGGAGCTTCTCCCTGTCCGTCTCAAGATTGCTTAAGAGTCGCAGTTCCTCGAGAAGGTCCCCGGACAATTCCTGGGACTCGTCCACCAGGAGTACGGCCCCTCTTTCATCAAGCGCGATTTTAAGAAGGAACCGATTGAGATGCGCGATAAGTTCACCCTTCGTGGCGCCGGCAGGCAGGTTCTTTACACCGAAATCCTGGACGACCGTCCTTATGAGTTCGTCGGCCGTTAAACGGGGATTGAGGACAAGGGCTGTCTCATATTCGGGGCCAAGGGAGTCGAGAAGGGCCCTGGAGACGGTGGTTTTGCCGGTGCCGACCTCCCCCGTCAGGACCATGAAGCCCTTCCTCTGCTCCACGCCGTACAGAAGCTCCGCCAAGGCCCGCTCGTGCTGTTCTCCCCTGTAGAAAAACCTGGGGTCCGGCGTCAGCTTGAAGGGCTCCTCCTTCAGACCGAATCTCTTTAAATACATCCTCTCACCTCTCTTGAACTTTTGGAATTCACCGCCCTCACTGGATGGATTCCCTCCACTGGATAATCGTTATGGGGGCCGCACCACCTGCAACCGTAACCGGATCGGTTACCGGCCTCGTACCGGGAGCGGAGAAGCCGTCATCCAGAAATAGTACAGGGAAGTAGCTCCCTGAAAGGAAAGCGTTAGCCACATTCCGGGCGAGAAAGGTCAGTGTCGCCGTCGCCCCCGGTCCGATGGAAGTCGGGTTTGAATTGTTCAGGAGCGCAGTGAAAGTACTTGTTCCACCAGAACCTGTGTCCGAGAAGCTGAAGCTGGTGGACGGGGCCAGACCGGAAACCGTCGCCGTCCCCGTATTGATAACGTTCAGGACGAATACAACAGACGTGTCGCCTGGCGAGACTGACGTCGGGCCCAGCGTCCCGGGAAGGTAATCCATGAGCAGGCCGGTATATGGATTAAAGGGGAGAACTATGCTTGCCGAGGCCCCGAGGTATTGAGCCGTAACGGTGGCGGTGACCGGTGAGGCACTCAGCGGCCCGGTGAGGCTGTTTGCCGCCTGTCCTGAGGCGTCCGTAACGGGAGCACCGGACGCGAGGCTTCCGGCAGTGGACGTAAAGAGGACTGGGGCGTCGGCCACGGGACCCGTCGGCCCATTCAACGTGGCGGAAAGGGCATAGGACTGGACCCCGTCGGCAATCAGGTTTGGCGGCGCATGGGGGATGGCCGAAAGCGTAATCGAATATGGATTCACGGTGACCGATGTTTCCACGGCTCCTGTGGCGATCCTGTTCAGCCTTGTACGGGTATCCCACAGGGAAACCAGGAAGTTAAATTCGGTGGAGCTTGAAACGGTGGGGATTGATGAGAAAATCAGGCTGAACACCCCGTTTCCTCCAACGGGGATGGAATCGGTCCGGGTTCTGAATCGGACCGTAACGGGGTTGCCGGAGGTTCTGACGCTCCACCCGGACGGCCCGGACGCAGTTTGGAGGTTCCATCCCGCCGGGGTGTTGATCTTCACCTGCCGGACGGGATAGGATCCGTTATTGAAGACCGTAAAGACCAGGGACAGGTTAACCGCACCGGAGGCGACAATGTCCGGTGAAACCACGGCGGAGTAAGCGGAGATTACGCCCCAAGGGCTGACGGCCGGATCGGGGATCGATGTCAGCGTACTCGAGGTTGCCCGGCCTGATAATCGGTAGGTATCGCCCACGTTTCCGGTTGCTTTGTATACCCATCGTATCTCCTGGTTGGTCCCGGGTGCCATGGCCCCGATGAGAGACGGCGTCGGGCCGGAAACTATGGCCAGGCCGGCAGTGCCCGAGGTGGCGACGGACGGTACAACCGACGCGATGTAATCAGTCCCGTTGTTTGTCAGCGTCATGGTGGCCGTGACCTGTTGCCCGTCTGCGACCTTTAACGGGACAAGGGCCATGATGGCGGTAAAATCACCGATAATAACCGTATTGGATCGCCCGGTCGGGGAAGTAGCCATCCCGGTGGTCCCGTCCGCGGCGGATCCTGAAAAAACCACCGTTCCGGACAGCCCGGAGGTATAATTATAGGAAAATACCTGAAGGTTGCCCGAGGCCAGGTCCGAATTCGGGGGAACGGGGCCGGTGCTGTAAATGGCCGATCCGCTTCCGGACAGCGACAGAGACCCAGGCGAAACCTGCCCATGGGTGACGGTGGTCCGGTTGGTGACCGCTGCTGAAACCGCAATATTCTGCCCTGTACCCAGGGCGGAAGGGACTGCGAAGAGCTGGATCTTGAGGCCATACCTTTTCCAGGTGGGCGGTGTTCCCGTAAACCGTTCCGCCATTCTTGAGCTGCTCGTCCGGACATCCACACGATCGAAGGCATCCGTCATATCGTTGACGTCCGCGGGGAACGGGCCGTCATTCGTCCCGGCCACGACAAGATTGAACACTACACTCCCATTGGGGGCTATCCTCCCGGAGGTCGCCTCGTAGATAATGTAGCTCCCCCCACGTCCCGTGTTTCTGATCCTTCGAACGTTCCAACCGGTCGGCGCGGTATTGGAATTACTCACATAATAGACGGCCGGGTCCACATAAATCCTGATCCATCCAATGGAAGCCCCGCCCACGCCTGAAGTGTTGGTAACACTGAGTGCCAAGGAGGCGGTACTCTCGCCCATCACCACCGCCGGATCCTGCAGCAGCGACATGGAATAGGTCCCCGCCGCAGCCGTCCCCGACAGAAACAGCAAGGACAGGACAAGGCCCGTTGCCACGGCGAAAAAGCGCCTCATCGCAACACCGTCACTTCCAGTTCCCTCTGGGTACCGGCCACGTCTCCAGTTCCCACCACGAACGCCTTGCTGAAACCCGATCCGGCGACGGTATCGATCCTGTAGGACATGGTCCCTCCAGCCATTGGGTAGGACACCTTGGCTTTGGGCAAAATCCCGGGCCAGGCCGGGTTATCCTGAAGGTAGACAATGCCGACATGTACGCCGGATTCGGCCAGGTAAAGAGCCTGGGTCCTCGACTCCAGGTTCTGGGCGATCATGGCCTCGTCGCCCATGAGCCTGACAAACACCGAACCCAATGCGAGCAATGTAAGGATCAGCGCCATAACAACCACAAGGGTCGAGCCTCCCTCCCCATCAAGAGCGGTTTTCCGCCGAAGATCAGTCATTTCGAGGTCCCACGCTGGTCTCCATAGTGACGGCGCCCTTCCCCTTGGACCCTTCCACCGGGTGGATGATGGCCAGTGTGACCGCAATGAGGCGGCTGTTTCCGTACAGGTCATCGAAAACTACACCGGTTACGTCCTTGAGCACCCTGTTCCCCGCCGCCGGCAGGCCATTTTCCTGGCGCATGAGGTTCGAACCGCTCAGAAAATAACGAACGGTGGTCTCGTAGGCACCGTCATTGTCGGTGTCAAGCGGGTACGCGATGGACGTGTTCCCGGCGCCTATGGTGATATCACCCGCCCTGCTGCGTGAGGCCCTTAGCTCCCTCGAAATCCTCTCCAGGGTCAGCCGCACCTCCTGGTCCGTTCGGGACTGGGCCGTCCCGGCCTCCCAGGCATCGAGACCCGAGGTGAGAAGGGCAACGAACACAACCGACACCCCGGCCATGATAGCCAGGGCCAGGAGCAGCTCAACGATGGTCAGGCCTCCCTGGGCCTTCCATTCCACCGACAACCTTGCCGAAATCATCAGAAATTTCCCCTCATCGCGGTAAGGGTAACGTTTCCATCGGGCCAGTTTACCGTTACGTTCACCCGTTTAAAGTCGGTCCCGGCCCCCTTGCCGAGGGCGGTATCGAAGTCCGGGGTTGCTTTGTCGGACGCCACATAGTCCACATGGGTCTGGGACCAGAATCCGGCAAACCCCGTCAGAGTCGTCCCCTTGGCATCATGCATGGGGTTGTCCAAAAGCCCATCGTAATCGTCAATATCGTCGTAGGTCGATCTGTCTCCGATCACCTCCCCCGCGTCAAGACCGATGGTACTTGGAACATTGGTGTGCCCGGGAGGGGTCGCCGCCTCGTCCCACTTGTGGGTGACAATCTCCTCCATCAGCCCCTGGGCGAGAAACAGCGCCTGGGTCTGTTCCCTGGCCCACTGGGGCTGTCTGAGTCCACCCGAAAAAAGGCTCACCAGAACCGGGATGGCCACCGCCAGAATGGTGAGGGAGAGGATCATCTCCACAAGGGTGAACCCCCCACTCCTTCGGAAATCCAGATCCATCCCGGAGTTCACAAAAGCCATTTCCCGGCAGCTACCAGCTCTCATAGCCCTCCATCCCGGACCGGATACGGCCCGTGAGACGCTCGTACACGAAACGATTGCCCCAAGGATCAACAGGGTATCCATCCTCGTCCGCCGCGACAGCCAGGACCGGACCGGCCTTTAACATCCTGCTGGCCGGCTCCTGGGGAAGGTTCGCCGCACCCAGGGGAAAGATGCTCAGGGGATCCTGCACCAGTTCCTTAGTGTCCTGGGGCCAGCGGCCCCTGACAACCTTAAACAGTTTAGCCTGCATCCGCAGGGCCCTGAGCTGCGCTCTCAATATGCCCTCGTCCGCCCGGTGAACCTGGCCGCTGTAGATACTCAGCATAAAGGCGAAGATGATCATAAGGACCGCTACGCCCGCAATGGTCTCCACCGCCGAAGCCCCCGCATCATCGCCCGGCCTTGTCACCAGCTGACCTCCACCGTTCCGGGCCCCGGAGTGATCGTCACCTCGCCCGTCCGCCCGATCTTCCCGCTGGAGATAACGATATGGTCCAGCCCTCCCGCCCCGGAGCCCACGAGGGGAGATCCGGTCCCGGTCCCTTCGTATGGGGCGCCCATGGAATCGAAGATAAGGGTCCCGGCGGTGAGATCGACGACCGACTGGACAGTGGTTGAATCGGGGAGGGAAGCGGGCGTCTGGGTACCTGACGCCGCGATCCAGGCGGACGTACCCACGTCCCACTTCCGCAGGGCATAGGCCGCGGAGCCGGCGGTAAACAGGATGCTGTAGCGGGCCCGCTCGCTTATGGCCAGATCCTGGGCCAGGCGGACATCGCCGGCAACCTGCTCCACCGCCGCCCTCAGCTGCGTGTTCGGAGACGAGGAGTATAAGGTAAATACAACTACCAGGGCTATGGTAAGGAGAAGCCCGATAGTCACAAGCACCTCCACCAGAGTGAAACCTTTCAATGTGCAGTACCTCAGGTTAAGGTTATCCGGCCCCAGTGCATCGGGGGCCGGATAACCTGCAAATCATCAGTGTACCGGAGAAATACCGATCGCACCGGTCGATGAGTTCAAACTTACCAAATACGCAGTCCCGGCTGCAGATGTGATCGGGATTGACTCCAGGTAAGGTCCATGGACATAGACGGCGGTATGGGACGCGAAGTTGATCGCACCACTA from Deltaproteobacteria bacterium encodes the following:
- a CDS encoding type II secretion system protein, which encodes MRAGSCREMAFVNSGMDLDFRRSGGFTLVEMILSLTILAVAIPVLVSLFSGGLRQPQWAREQTQALFLAQGLMEEIVTHKWDEAATPPGHTNVPSTIGLDAGEVIGDRSTYDDIDDYDGLLDNPMHDAKGTTLTGFAGFWSQTHVDYVASDKATPDFDTALGKGAGTDFKRVNVTVNWPDGNVTLTAMRGNF
- a CDS encoding AAA family ATPase, with translation MYLKRFGLKEEPFKLTPDPRFFYRGEQHERALAELLYGVEQRKGFMVLTGEVGTGKTTVSRALLDSLGPEYETALVLNPRLTADELIRTVVQDFGVKNLPAGATKGELIAHLNRFLLKIALDERGAVLLVDESQELSGDLLEELRLLSNLETDREKLLQIILIGQPELVETLSSKELRQLRQRVAVWAHLGPLDPEETASYISRRLTVASGGQHLVHFTPKARKVLHRLSGGYPRTINLMADRALLGAFSKNTGRVNSGVVVKAGREVAGGQAAPVRGRRTAAAVVVIAAIVMVSLPSGTENLTRALGPSAFNGVVTESRAAVGGLPDLLSRYFILTGSDHLSREALLWRINGRTIQDLAFALRGIEARERYGMSMAEVSLDEDLWRLAGVVGIVPLRKTGGFGLIRPDDQAAGGWRILVPGERERSVDGVRGGGPPGMAKALVLYRPDPGLQLSLKRGDRGPAVRVLQAALVSLGMLARDQAIGTFGPKTEHAVATLQKRWGLGITGVLDDATGYYLSRFDGRGWGRQT
- a CDS encoding tetratricopeptide repeat protein, producing the protein MSIIHDALKKVQGTPDTGLPEKTPSGRDKLGTTLKGSSILIAVAVTVGILALGVLAWRVGILSKGAATQDGTPTPRNIPSAMTTTVPTAKNAAPHPNPAIDRTKKLDMDAQRYLRIGDLSAAEKEYRQALALSGGNRAETANNLAVVLRKEGKLKEALSLYNRSLAENPRYAEALNNRAVVFRRMKRYQEAERDLEKALTLVPGYAVAQANLAIVLEAAGRKKAAVAAYRKYLGNPSRRPGLEEALIRRRVSLIEDEIAGLELRKGVGDSSGSVGR
- a CDS encoding type II secretion system protein; the encoded protein is MKGFTLVEVLVTIGLLLTIALVVVFTLYSSSPNTQLRAAVEQVAGDVRLAQDLAISERARYSILFTAGSAAYALRKWDVGTSAWIAASGTQTPASLPDSTTVQSVVDLTAGTLIFDSMGAPYEGTGTGSPLVGSGAGGLDHIVISSGKIGRTGEVTITPGPGTVEVSW